From the genome of Nocardia mangyaensis:
CGGGTACCCGATCGTCATTCGTTCGACGCGCCATGTTCGGCGGAACGATGCCTGGCGGCCTGCAACGCCTCGATGAACGTCGAGCGCAGCGCGCCGCGCTCGAGCTCACGCAGGGCCGCCGCCGTCGTCCCACCGGGCGAGGTGACCGCGGCCCGCAGATCGACCGCGCTCTGCCCGGTCTCGTCCAGCAGCGCGGCCGAACCGATCATGGTCTGCACGACCAGTTCGCTGGCCACATCGCGCGTCAGCCCCAGGCCGACACCGGCATCGATCATCGCCTCGACGACGAGAAAGAAATACGCCGGTCCCGAACCCGACACCGCGGTGACCGCGTCCATCTGTGATTCGGCCACCGTCACCACCTTACCCACGGCTTCGAGCATCGCGCCGACCTGCTCGAGCTGCTCGTCATCGGCGTAGCGGCCGGGCGCGATCACGCTCATGCCCTGTCCGACCAGCATCGGAGTGTTGGGCATGACCCGCACCACGGCGAACCCGGCGGGCAGTTTGGATTCGAGCCTGGCGGTGGTGACACCGGCGGCCAGCGAGACGAGCACCTGGTCGCTGCCGCTGTCCAGATCGGCCTTGGACAGGTCGGTCAGCACCGAGTCGACCACGCCGGGCTTGACCGCGACCACGACGATGTCGGCGCCGACGACCGCCTCGGCGACCGATCCGCTCACCCGCACCTTGAAGCGCTCGGCGAGCTGCGCGGCCCGCGGCGCCGACGGCTCGACGACGACCAGATCCTTCGTCGCCCGGCCGGATTCCAGCAATCCGGCGACCAGCGCCTCACCGATCCG
Proteins encoded in this window:
- the proC gene encoding pyrroline-5-carboxylate reductase, which gives rise to MTRIAVVGGGRIGEALVAGLLESGRATKDLVVVEPSAPRAAQLAERFKVRVSGSVAEAVVGADIVVVAVKPGVVDSVLTDLSKADLDSGSDQVLVSLAAGVTTARLESKLPAGFAVVRVMPNTPMLVGQGMSVIAPGRYADDEQLEQVGAMLEAVGKVVTVAESQMDAVTAVSGSGPAYFFLVVEAMIDAGVGLGLTRDVASELVVQTMIGSAALLDETGQSAVDLRAAVTSPGGTTAAALRELERGALRSTFIEALQAARHRSAEHGASNE